A region from the Tigriopus californicus strain San Diego chromosome 9, Tcal_SD_v2.1, whole genome shotgun sequence genome encodes:
- the LOC131887311 gene encoding somatomedin-B and thrombospondin type-1 domain-containing protein-like, with product MTTRTTTTTTTRRTRIGEFTYPWLLTLGVVLLMTVGSTESAKGSCRAAKRCCDGQDGDCLIQSSIENPYQTSEQDEDIQEPCYCDHGCLDMGDCCPDFKDYCGVIDCQVSEWSTWSKCDVSCGEGTASRTRDVERPESNGGSQCPVLEERKRCHANKCHPKHNQVEKSSAFRETAMILPGKYAVQSMRGGRKYEVRANLKSFLDKPKSKKYCVVFKVEKATHTCQNDKETDPLRTGHTVCAVCDDKAQRDNLGGRCMGHGIEGRPTKFKNLIHPRCHGRWTKVETRDECPCPNGPDFVFV from the exons ATGACTACccgcaccaccaccaccaccaccacgagaAGAACCAGAATCGGAGAGTTCACCTACCCTTGGTTATTGACCTTGGGTGTTGTATTGCTGATGACTGTGGGCTCAACAGAGAGCGCCAAAGGCTCCTGTCGAGCTGCAAAACGATGCTGCGATGGCCAAGATGGAGATTGCCTCATTCAAAGCTCAATTGAGAACCCTTACCAAACCTCGGAACAAGATGAGGACATCCAGGAGCCATGCTATTGCGACCATGGCTGTCTGGATATGGGCGATTGTTGTCCAGACTTCAAGGACTATTGTGGAG TGATTGATTGTCAGGTGTCAGAATGGTCCACTTGGTCGAAGTGCGATGTGTCTTGTGGTGAAGGCACTGCTTCTCGTACCCGAGATGTGGAGCGTCCAGAGTCCAATGGAGGCTCACAATGTCCAGTTCTGGAGGAACGCAAACGATGCCACGCCAACAAGTGCCACCCCAAGCACAATCAAGTGGAAAAGTCCTCGGCTTTTAGAG AGACGGCCATGATCCTGCCGGGTAAATATGCGGTCCAATCCATGCGAGGAGGTCGCAAATATGAGGTCCGTGCCAATTTGAAGTCCTTCCTCGACAAGCCCAAGAGCAAAAA GTACTGTGTCGTtttcaaagtggaaaaggCCACGCACACCTGTCAGAACGACAAAGAAACGGATCCCCTTAGGACAG GCCACACTGTTTGCGCTGTCTGTGACGACAAGGCCCAACGCGATAATCTGGGTGGGCGTTGCATGGGTCATGGGATTGAGGGTCGTCCCACCAAGTTCAAGAACTTGATCCATCCTCGATGTCATGGGAGGTGGACCAAAGTTGAGACGCGAGATGAGTGTCCTTGTCCCAATGGACCGGACTTTGTCTTTGTCTAA